aataaattaaaaataaagatgtttgattaaaaagggagtgacaaaagaaaagatgatagagagagagagagagagagagagagttgaaaattaaaaagaaagagccatgaggggatgagattttgtaagaaaaatggaaaaaagaaatatgagtatttgctttatataaataagttatcaaaaaaaactaataagatgtgatggtgcaatggttaatacattggtcttttattacaaaggtcttgggTTCGAATCTTGATTGTTTCATTTTGCaaaactctaaaaaaaaaaaaaaaaaaagggaaagctgAAAACCGGAAAACCGCTGGTTCAATCCGGTTCGGCGGTTTTCACGGTTCAACCGGTCTTTGACCGGGTTTCTAGCAAAGTCAACAATGTcattgaaccggaccggtgccatggccggttcgcggttcaaccggtcgaaccggccggtccggtccggttttcGCGCCGCAAATTCAAAATTGCGCCAATATAAGGTGTTTTAACTAATAGTGAGAAATAATGATGTATGATGTACATATATTATACCAAATTTGAGAATAAatatgcaaaagaaaagaaacatatgATATATTATTAGCATGagcaaatgaaatgaaaatgaaaaaagaagaagaaaaagaagtttaATTAGGAATtttaatacccatttaatactATTTTATTCTAATTTGCATCTCAATTCATGCTAAAACTCTAATATcactatttaaaaattaaaaaaaatatatatatatatatatatataataattcaaaatcaaaacatcAGGGACTAAAAGTGCAAATTCAAAGTTATTGACTAACAGCAATTTGATATTGACCACTCATCATTGCTCTATTTCAGTTAGTTGTTCTAAGTCGATCTGcctaaaattacaaaatttaatgTGAACGAAAACCACCAAAATGGACAGGATAGCTACTTGAATTTGAACCCAGTATCAGAATTCAGGTATTGGATATACTAGCCACAAAGCAGACTAGTGATGTCAAATTTCTAGGGAGACGACATTTCTAGTCTTCAATAATTAGCATGAAGACGACTAGTAGATAACTAGGTAATGAAACAGATGGTCCTACCTACATGTTGTTTTTGAATCGATAAGGCAATCAATGGCATCTTTTCAAGTTACAAATTTATTGTCAGTAATTGAACATTAGCGTGCTACATGGGATGTGAGGCAATATCTTATCAAGCCATCACTCCATCTTAATCTCAGTATGCTGGTGTGAGGCAATCTAATATACCTTTAGGAGTCTAATGATCAAGGGTAACGTACATATAAGCCCCTTATAATTTTGCATGATGCCATAATATTCCGTGAACATTTTATAACAGCCATAAAACTCTTATGATTTTATGTAAAGCGAAAAGTGGACCAAAAACAACACCGATTACAGCAATTAAACAAGACACGCTCCAAAACTACATATGTTGAAATCATAAAATCCACTTAAACTTCTTATGATTTGCATGAATATCCACGTTGCTTCCTTATAGGATTTGCATTTATCCACACAGCATAATTTCGTATAATTTTATGCAAGGTGGTTAGGCTGTCGTTAGATTTAGTACTTAAGTCAGACAATACTAGTATTATAACCAAAGCCGTTACAAAGGTtattttctatcaaatttctATTTTACATGAAATCACATGAAGGTAAAATAGATGTTTTGAAATGTTAGAATGATCATGTGACAATACATGAAATCATAGGAAGTTATGgtaatttacccatttttttgACATTTAGGAGTCTAATTATCAAGGTCTCCAACCTAATTATGGAGAAAAATGCAAAGCAGATAAAGTAAAGGTCTATTTACTTTTGTTGTCGTCTTTTACTCTTCATAACTAACAGCTACGCTTAGGGTCCTTCCCCACCACATCTTTTGGATAAGTCTAAGAATGGTGGCCGCAATCGAGGTTGTGTTGTAGTTGCGCAATACAGCAGGTGAATGACCCAAATTACGTGCCGCTCTAACTCCACACGTTTTATTTAGACCTTAGCGACCTAGTAACGATTATTCCTCAATTCCTCAACTTTCTCAAGTCAAAATCTCCAACCCATGGAACTTTCTTACGTTCAAATCAATTTTCTCTCACTTTTCATTCCATTCTAGAATTTAGGTGGTAAATAACTGTAGAAATATACATTTTAGGTGCAAAATGAAATACTAGCTACTCCAAGAAACAAAGGTGATTTATATATGCATGGAATTGTTTTCGACTAAAGGCCACCAGAATACGTAAAAGCTATTCAAGAAAGTATTTCTGACTCCAACCGCAAACTGGATTCTAATTTCACACCCACGGCCAATAAGTAGATAAAGTTTAATTtctaaacacacacacacacacacacacacatatatatataacttcATGCTCTCTAAAAAATGCACACTTATAAATAAAGACTGCATTTATCTTTCAGAATCTGTTATAATAACACTCCTAGTAAGGGATATTTACTCCACCAAGGGACAAATTACTATAAGCTCTAGAACTTTATACTtctatgaaaaaaaataaaattagttgAATTGAAATGGTAATATAAATGGAAAACATACTAGCAgttgaaacaaaaaataaaataaaaaatagaagatATCAAAGCTAAGGAGGCAAAAAGtacacaataaaaaaaatgttatgaAATGTGATTTGAATTGTCCCCCACATCCTcaaacaccccccccccccaaaacacACACCCACAAAAAAGTACTGAATGTGGACGTTGTCAACGTCCAATGATAAGACTGGTTTTCTGAAATTCCTAACAGCTAAATCCACTCAGCAGGTTTTTAAAACCAAAGTACAAATTGGTTTCTTCATTTGGTTAATACGAGTCCAAGATAGCACAGTTCATCCTATGGATAAGTTGCTTAGATCATGTACAGCGTCTAAACAGGCGTTTCTTCGTGCGAAGTTCAGATAACAATACATtctaattgcatgttttttttttccaatgcaGAGTGTTCCATCACAATCCACCTAATCTCAGCCGAAGCCACTTACACATTGCAATATGTAATATTTGATAAATCAATATGTCCCTACCACGAATTGGTACTATAAAAtgtaaacatatttttatgaCATTATAAACatgtttttcaatcacttttttatattttgaatCACCCATATATGTTTAATACAATAATTCTTcataaaaaatgctacagtattatgatgaaaatttttttcaactAATCTTCGATCCAAACAGACTCAACTATATTTATTCAATAAATTATTTCCACTTGCAAAATGGGAAATATTCTGTCGATGCCAATAACCAAACAacaatcaaaagagaaaatttgcATCCGTTCAACGCATACTGTGCATTTCCATAATTCTCTACAATAAGACGCGTTTCCTCCTGATTTTTATTTGGCCATCAAGTCAAtgaaaataatatataaatcAATATAGCTGTTACTATATTTAATGATTAGATTTAGTCTCCGCAGGCAACGCCAGAAAATTCAGAATATTGAATTGCTTTACTACTTttcaattatataataaaaCGAATGAAGAAAGTGCATCCCACCCCACATCCAATGCTTTTGCCTGCACTTCTATAAATAGTAACCCAACGCTCATGCTGCAAGTACTCCACACAAGCTAGCTAATTACAAAGGCTTTCAATTTCCTTAGTCTTCCAGTTTCATCATCTTGAACAAATCCACCCATATACTGACATGTTGATCTCTAAGTTAGCAATGACATTCCCGCTGGCAATTTTTCTGTTCATGACAGTTTTTGTTTCTCCGGCCATTTCTAGAAATATTCCTCCTCCACCATCAGTAAAATCATGGTGTGCACAAACCCCATATCCACAACCATGCGAATATTTCTTGTCTCAAAACCCTAAATATGGCTATGGTTATCCCATAAAAGGGAAGTCCGATTTTCTCAAGATGTCACTCAATCTTGCTTTAGAACGTGCCGTGCATGCCCAAGAAAACACCAATAATCTCGgctcaaaatgtcaaaatgagcGTGAAAAGGCTGCGTGGGAAGATTGCTTAGAGCTATATGAAAGCACCATTGTCAAGATTAACAAAACTGTTGATCCTTACACCAAGTGCAATGCAGTTGAAGCACAAACTTGGCTCAGCACAGCACTCACCAATCTTGAGACCTGCAAACAAGGGTTCATTGAGCTTGGTGTTGCTGATCATCTTGTGCCCTTGATGTCAAACAATGTCAGCTGTTTGATTAGTAACACTTTATCCCTAAACAAAGTGGGATATAATGAGCCAAGTTACAAGGAGGGGTTCCCAACTTGGGTGACTCCGGGCGACAGGAAACTCTTGCAGTCTTCATCTCCAACACCAAATGCTGTGGTAGCACAAGATGGTTCGGGCAACTTTAAGACGATTGCTGCAGCTGTAGCTGCTGCAGCGACACGATCGGGTAATGGAAGGTATGTGATACACGTAAAGGCTGGAACGTATAAGGAAAATGTGGAGATTGGAACTAAGTTGAAGAATATCATGTTGGTTGGTGATGGTATTGGAAAAACTATTATCACGGGAAGCAACAGCGTTGACGGTGGTACCACCACTTTCAAATCTGCAACAGTTGGTAAGTTAAGCTTGCAAAGAAagcaattttagtttatatatatacacacacacacataagtTGTGGTGATGTTGgttttcaaatatatatatatatatatatatatatatatataacacctAGCTGGAAGAGATTTTACATAACTTGGAACATAAATGAATATCAAGAAAGGTTTCTCCAAAGCACAACTTACACCACGATGTATGCTCGATGTATAAAGAACTTCTTTGCATGCATGGCAGCCCTATAAAGTGATGTTGGTTTTCGActtgtatttgaatatttatttGTAGAAAATTGTAACGGAGCTGACAATATTCGTGTCTACATAATTTCAGCGGTTGTTGGTGATGGATTCATTGCTCAAGGAATTACATTTAGGAACACAGCCGGACCTCAAAATCACCAAGCGGTAGCTCTTCGATCTGGTTCCGATCTCTCTGTCTTCTACCAGTGCAGCTTTGAAGGCTATCAAGACACCCTTTACGTCCACTCGCAAAGACAATTTTACAGCGAATGCGATGTTTATGGAACTGTTGACTACATATTCGGAAATGCTGCTGTCGTTTTCCAGAATTGCAATCTTTATTCAAGAAATCCTCCGAACAAGATAAACACTATCACAGCACAAGGTAGAACCGATCCCAACCAAAACACTGGAATATCTATCCACAATTCCAGAGTTACAGCTGCCTCGGATTTGAAGCCAGTGCAGAGCTCAGTCAAGACATATCTTGGAAGGCCATGGCAACAATATTCAAGAACGGTGTTTATGAAAACATTTCTTGATGGTTTAATTGATCCAGCTGGTTGGCTGCCCTGGAGTGGCAATTTTGCTCTAGATACCTTATACTACGGAGAATATGCTAATACAGGGCCTGGTTCGTCAACCGCAAACAGGGTAAACTGGAAGGGGTATCATGTGATAACTAGTGCAACAGAGGCTTCTAAATTCACAGTCGGAAACTTCATTGCTGGCAATTCTTGGTTGCCCGCCACCAATGTGCCTTTCACTTCTGGTCTctaattctttattttttatttagcaCTGAAAAAATCAATGTCTATTTCCTGTTCCTGGTTTTAGTTAATTTGTCATTCTTTCACACCTCCTGTAATGATGGTTATCTTAAATATCAAGTTAATTATTTGGATTAccattttttcttgatttgggAGACTAATGGTGCTGAATATCTTATACTACTATCCACATAATTGATCCGATCAAAGTATGAATTTTCAAGTTCATGGTCATGGTTAATTAGGATTTCGATGACTTCTTCAAGATTTAGGCACTTTGTGTTGACCGTCGCATTTGTCAACATTAGTCAATGAAGCAACGGTCGGAGACTTTATACCCACAACTACATTTTAACTTATTCTGTCTTTTTCGACTTGATAAgcagaaaaaggatggaactgTCAAATTTGATTGTTAAACCATAGATTTTTTCAACATATACTAGAATTTTATCCATGCCTTAACACggtctttttttatttattgtgtatttatacaaatataaataatttaaatacaaaaattaataGTAATCCTACATGTTCATTTgtattaactttaaaaaataatatattctaaatgttcaattatttactaatttttaacatactttcactataatatcatagtatatatcaaataatgtATTCCATATGAAAAACTTGGTAGATATTccttttctttacaaatattcttttagataatttaatttttataatgaccatAAACCTAGAATTATATATTCATATTCAATTAAGtagaaaaaaatccaaaaatccatttttcttcatcaataaatattcaatttccaacaatattgaTAAATCTGTCAGAGTaacaattaattttcttttttacactcagctaattcaaaattaaaggaagaaatgatgaaaattttgaatattaATCAACAGTACAGTGGTGAAAGGAAGTAATTTGGGATATGTAAGATTTCAATAACTATGATTAAGAAAGTAATTTGGGATATCTAAGATTTcaataattgtgatttaaaaaagaTTTTACTATAGTCCTACAcgtaataatttgatagaaagcATAATCATTGAGATAAGATTAGTTGTTTGTTAAAGCAATATCATTAAGAtaaaattagttattttttaaatttatttcaaaattagagataatttttaaacatataatGTATTCCAAATAGGATTCAATATGGGTAAAATCCAAGTAATCCATAACTTTTTAATTCTCTTTAATTAGACTTGCCATGTAGGAGTGAGAAATAGCTCTAATTAAAATAGTTACtttcataatatatatatatatatatatatatatatatatatatatatatgtcaaaCTAGCAAACTTCTTCAAACCAACCAAAGATCACAATCTGTTTATTATAACCTTATATAAATACGAAATGGATTAAGTAGCATCCATTGACATTCTTGTTAGCGTGGTGATGTTAATTGGAAATTGGAATCATGTTTTTCTTtatgttttgttgtttttaatGGTTTTCTTCTAgatcttacatata
This region of Coffea arabica cultivar ET-39 chromosome 3c, Coffea Arabica ET-39 HiFi, whole genome shotgun sequence genomic DNA includes:
- the LOC113735122 gene encoding pectinesterase 2-like, with the protein product MLISKLAMTFPLAIFLFMTVFVSPAISRNIPPPPSVKSWCAQTPYPQPCEYFLSQNPKYGYGYPIKGKSDFLKMSLNLALERAVHAQENTNNLGSKCQNEREKAAWEDCLELYESTIVKINKTVDPYTKCNAVEAQTWLSTALTNLETCKQGFIELGVADHLVPLMSNNVSCLISNTLSLNKVGYNEPSYKEGFPTWVTPGDRKLLQSSSPTPNAVVAQDGSGNFKTIAAAVAAAATRSGNGRYVIHVKAGTYKENVEIGTKLKNIMLVGDGIGKTIITGSNSVDGGTTTFKSATVAVVGDGFIAQGITFRNTAGPQNHQAVALRSGSDLSVFYQCSFEGYQDTLYVHSQRQFYSECDVYGTVDYIFGNAAVVFQNCNLYSRNPPNKINTITAQGRTDPNQNTGISIHNSRVTAASDLKPVQSSVKTYLGRPWQQYSRTVFMKTFLDGLIDPAGWLPWSGNFALDTLYYGEYANTGPGSSTANRVNWKGYHVITSATEASKFTVGNFIAGNSWLPATNVPFTSGL